In one window of Tolypothrix sp. PCC 7712 DNA:
- a CDS encoding TVP38/TMEM64 family protein — translation MKRQERIKILFNRQNAFALGILLLCLAVCYWLLNPQLNILTPEGFRQTVKNLGLLGPFVYIGILALSVVISPIPSAPLAVIAGTIWGTFIAGVYSIIGGFLGGLIAYFLGRTLGRSAIKALTGKIIYFSKNKGEAYLSWLIFITRMLPIFSFDLISYAAGIAGLSLPKYALATFLGMIPSTFLLTYMGGALSVGTPLGMAISVIFLIVIIVLPWLIRRYNWLGMRDIVRME, via the coding sequence GTGAAAAGACAGGAAAGAATCAAAATCCTGTTTAATCGTCAAAACGCCTTTGCGTTGGGAATTTTGCTCCTATGTTTAGCCGTCTGTTATTGGCTACTGAATCCCCAGTTAAATATATTAACACCAGAAGGATTTAGACAAACTGTAAAAAATTTAGGGTTACTTGGCCCATTTGTCTATATTGGTATCTTGGCTTTATCTGTAGTTATTAGTCCTATTCCTAGTGCGCCACTCGCAGTTATAGCTGGCACTATTTGGGGGACATTCATAGCAGGAGTTTACAGCATAATAGGAGGTTTTCTAGGTGGTTTAATTGCTTATTTTTTGGGGCGTACTTTGGGGCGATCGGCAATTAAAGCTTTAACAGGTAAAATCATTTATTTCTCAAAAAATAAAGGAGAGGCTTATCTTAGCTGGTTAATTTTTATTACTCGGATGCTGCCAATCTTTTCTTTTGATTTGATTAGCTATGCTGCGGGAATCGCTGGTCTTTCTCTCCCTAAATATGCCCTTGCTACATTTTTAGGCATGATTCCTTCAACATTTTTACTGACATATATGGGAGGAGCATTAAGCGTAGGAACACCTTTAGGAATGGCTATTTCTGTTATTTTCCTCATTGTAATTATAGTGTTGCCTTGGTTGATTCGACGCTATAACTGGCTAGGAATGAGAGATATCGTGCGTATGGAATAA
- a CDS encoding methyltransferase family protein has product MKDIPAYGLWSLVIINSLIFIIFAFSFTKPKSPRDWRSFGAFSAFIVALFTEMYGFPLTLYLLSGWLQTRFPKLDIFSHDAGHLWWTLLGWKGDPHLNPIHLLSNVFIFGGLIYLGSAWEVLYKAQRSHTLATSGPYATIRHPQYVAFILIMFGFLLQWPTILTLLMFPVLVWMYTRLARQEEREVRAEFGAEYDRYASNTPAFFPRLGDTTKRSNT; this is encoded by the coding sequence ATGAAAGATATCCCTGCTTATGGTCTTTGGTCTTTAGTAATTATCAATTCACTGATATTTATCATTTTTGCCTTCAGCTTCACAAAGCCAAAAAGTCCTCGTGATTGGCGTTCATTTGGTGCTTTCTCAGCTTTTATTGTCGCGTTATTTACGGAAATGTATGGGTTTCCATTGACCCTTTACTTACTATCAGGTTGGCTACAAACTCGCTTTCCCAAACTGGATATTTTCTCCCATGATGCCGGACATCTCTGGTGGACATTGCTGGGTTGGAAAGGCGATCCCCACTTAAACCCAATTCACCTTTTAAGTAACGTGTTTATTTTTGGTGGACTCATCTATCTTGGCTCTGCCTGGGAAGTCCTTTACAAAGCCCAGCGCAGTCACACGCTGGCGACTTCTGGGCCTTATGCAACAATTCGTCATCCCCAATATGTAGCTTTTATCCTCATCATGTTCGGATTCCTGCTTCAGTGGCCCACAATCTTGACGCTGTTGATGTTCCCGGTTCTGGTGTGGATGTATACACGACTAGCACGCCAAGAAGAACGTGAGGTGCGAGCAGAATTTGGTGCAGAGTACGATCGCTATGCCAGCAATACACCAGCCTTTTTCCCTCGTCTGGGAGACACCACTAAGAGAAGTAATACCTAA
- a CDS encoding DUF2933 domain-containing protein — protein MAHQHNHQSSTRISVVKIVLFVFLAIIAFFLIAEHWAHILGLPPLFLLLGLCIIMHLFMHGGHGGHGGGGGSNNQSQ, from the coding sequence ATGGCTCACCAACACAATCATCAATCCAGCACAAGAATATCAGTTGTCAAAATCGTATTGTTTGTCTTTCTCGCCATTATTGCCTTCTTTCTCATAGCAGAACATTGGGCCCATATACTTGGCCTTCCACCACTATTCTTACTTCTGGGACTTTGTATAATTATGCACTTATTTATGCACGGTGGACATGGCGGACATGGGGGAGGCGGTGGAAGCAATAACCAATCTCAATAA